In Thermovirga sp., the genomic window ACACTTTCCTTCCCCTGCCCAAGGCTTTCACCCTTGTAGGCTATCCAGGAGCCCTTTCTCTTGAGAATCTCATAATCGAGGGCCATATCCAGTACCGATATCTCGGCGGGGATGCCCTTGCCGTAGATCAGCGAGGCGTGGGCCGTCCTGAAGGGTGGCGCCTGCTTATTCTTGACGACCTTGATCCAGAGTTCATGGCCAAGGTTCTCATCACCCCTTGAGATGGACTTGCCTCTCTTTACCTCGACCCTTACGGAACTGTAGAACTTGAGGGCTCGCCCGCCGGTGGTAGTTTCCTGCGGTCCCCCGTACCCCATGGTGGATATCTTGGCCCTGAGCTGGTTAATGAATATGACCACGCAGTTACTCCTGGAAATGGCCGAAGTGAGTCTCCTCAATGCGTATGACATGAGCCTTGCCTGCAGTCCAACTTGGCTGTCGCCGATCTTACCGTCGATCTCCGCCTGGGGCGTCAGGGCCGCTACAGAATCAACGACGATGACATCAACGGCTCCACTCCTGACGAGGGTCTCCAGTATGAAGAGAGCCTGCTCGCCGCTGTCGGGTTGGGCCACGTAAAGGTCCTCGATTTTGACCCCTAGCGAAAAGGCCAGTCGGGGATCAAGAGCGTGCTCGGCATCAATGAAGGCAGCTATTCCCCCCGCCTTTTGCGCCTCGGCGAGGGCGTGGAGCGCAAGGGTAGTTTTGCCCCCTCCCTCAGGCCCGAAGACCTCCACTATTCTCCCCCTGGGATATCCTCCGATGCCAAGGGCTATGTCAAGGGGAAGCACGCCTGTCGAGATCACCTCGGCGGGTGCTCCGGAGCTTTCTCCCAAGCACATGATCGCGCCTTCCCCGAATTTGCTCCGGATATCGTTCAAAGCCTGGTCAAGCACATCTTCTCTGGTCATT contains:
- the recA gene encoding recombinase RecA; translated protein: MGKRKGTMTREDVLDQALNDIRSKFGEGAIMCLGESSGAPAEVISTGVLPLDIALGIGGYPRGRIVEVFGPEGGGKTTLALHALAEAQKAGGIAAFIDAEHALDPRLAFSLGVKIEDLYVAQPDSGEQALFILETLVRSGAVDVIVVDSVAALTPQAEIDGKIGDSQVGLQARLMSYALRRLTSAISRSNCVVIFINQLRAKISTMGYGGPQETTTGGRALKFYSSVRVEVKRGKSISRGDENLGHELWIKVVKNKQAPPFRTAHASLIYGKGIPAEISVLDMALDYEILKRKGSWIAYKGESLGQGKESVGNYLLEHQDLMEEITTAVKAKASEGMAFPIVEEEVEETDLLEKAEREIEEGVLNITLEEEDK